One stretch of Chryseobacterium sp. LJ668 DNA includes these proteins:
- a CDS encoding endonuclease/exonuclease/phosphatase family protein, producing MRKFLSLVAVIFSVIAFAQQGKIKKVATVGFLNVENLWDTIRSADYIDGTKDKTNPAFHRSIPLDSVKFLEAEKYEGQWSDGLLAGKKAVRYQSGSEEFTPQSGKNYNTKIYKKKLENAAKVIAELGSQYTKTAPAVVGLIEVENRQVIQDLIKQPVLAKYDYGIVHYNSYDYRGIDVALIYQKRRFTLTNSLKKELKVYGEDGRREYTRDILVVTGFLDNEKVAFFMNHWPSRRGGEAVSLPKRNAAAALLKQQMDSIRTADPSTKLFAMGDFNDDPVSASLKNHLNAVASEKDLSDEKPYLNLMYPLYKKGIASLAYQDAPNLFDQIIVSKNLVLDKNPKEYSVYKAEVYAPAYLVNKEGNYKGYPFRSWNGDQFTGGYSDHFPAFVVLQKEP from the coding sequence ATGAGAAAATTTTTAAGTTTGGTGGCAGTTATTTTTTCGGTAATCGCGTTTGCACAGCAGGGAAAAATAAAGAAAGTAGCTACTGTAGGATTTCTGAATGTAGAAAACCTTTGGGATACGATTCGTTCAGCTGATTATATAGACGGAACAAAAGACAAAACAAATCCTGCTTTTCATAGAAGCATTCCATTAGATTCGGTTAAATTTTTAGAAGCCGAAAAATATGAAGGACAATGGAGTGACGGTTTGTTAGCGGGTAAAAAAGCGGTAAGGTACCAGAGCGGTTCTGAAGAATTTACCCCTCAAAGCGGAAAAAACTACAATACAAAGATTTATAAGAAAAAATTAGAAAATGCTGCAAAAGTAATTGCCGAATTGGGTTCTCAATACACAAAAACGGCTCCTGCAGTAGTAGGACTAATTGAAGTTGAAAACAGACAGGTAATTCAGGATCTCATAAAGCAACCTGTTTTGGCTAAATACGATTATGGAATTGTACATTACAATTCTTATGATTACAGAGGGATTGACGTTGCACTAATTTATCAAAAAAGAAGATTTACATTAACCAATTCTCTAAAAAAAGAGCTGAAAGTTTACGGCGAAGACGGAAGAAGAGAATACACCCGAGACATTTTAGTTGTTACAGGTTTCTTGGATAACGAGAAGGTGGCTTTCTTTATGAATCACTGGCCTTCAAGAAGAGGTGGTGAAGCAGTTTCTCTACCTAAAAGAAACGCTGCTGCAGCATTGCTGAAACAACAGATGGACAGCATAAGAACGGCAGATCCTTCAACAAAGCTATTCGCAATGGGCGATTTTAATGATGATCCTGTAAGTGCAAGCTTAAAAAATCATTTGAACGCCGTTGCCAGTGAGAAAGATTTAAGTGATGAAAAACCATATCTGAATTTAATGTATCCATTATATAAGAAAGGAATTGCTTCTTTGGCGTATCAGGATGCACCCAATTTATTTGATCAGATCATTGTATCTAAAAATTTGGTTTTAGATAAAAACCCAAAGGAATATTCTGTTTATAAAGCTGAAGTATATGCTCCGGCATATTTAGTGAATAAAGAAGGAAATTATAAAGGCTACCCTTTCCGATCTTGGAACGGCGACCAATTCACAGGCGGTTACAGTGACCACTTTCCGGCATTTGTCGTTCTGCAGAAAGAACCATGA
- a CDS encoding DUF6146 family protein yields the protein MKNSIITIFLILIPFYSFAQNNKKNIKEESVMQPEKNDDGDWDLTVIDTQFDYFLNAIAKPISQYSESYLKSRNTTLVTEWNSYYISGKYRNVIESSIDYNPREKYGIKFEYKLYQVFAYVNWKYKLKMNGLSASDTTRF from the coding sequence ATGAAAAATTCAATTATAACAATATTTTTAATTTTAATTCCTTTCTACTCTTTTGCACAAAACAACAAGAAGAATATAAAAGAAGAATCTGTTATGCAGCCTGAGAAAAATGATGATGGAGATTGGGATCTTACAGTTATTGATACGCAGTTTGATTATTTTTTGAATGCTATTGCCAAACCGATCAGCCAATATTCTGAATCTTACCTGAAAAGCAGAAACACAACCCTTGTTACAGAATGGAATTCCTATTACATATCAGGAAAATATAGAAATGTAATAGAATCATCAATAGATTACAATCCAAGAGAGAAATATGGGATTAAGTTTGAATATAAACTGTATCAGGTTTTTGCCTACGTCAACTGGAAATACAAACTCAAAATGAACGGACTTAGCGCTTCAGATACTACAAGATTTTAG
- a CDS encoding superoxide dismutase yields MSFELPKLGYSYDALEPTIDAKTMEIHHTKHHQAYIDNLNKAIEGTDLAELSIEDICRNGVEKPAVRNNGGGHFNHSLFWEILTPGGSKEPVGSVKAAIENYGGLEKFKADFSEAAKTRFGSGWAWLVKNEDGSVSVTSTPNQDNPLMPIADAKGTPVLGLDVWEHAYYLNYQNRRPDYVAAFFSVVNWDKVEELFNK; encoded by the coding sequence ATGTCATTTGAACTACCAAAATTAGGATACTCGTACGACGCCTTAGAGCCGACAATTGATGCAAAAACTATGGAAATCCACCATACAAAGCATCACCAAGCTTACATCGATAATTTAAATAAAGCAATTGAAGGTACTGATCTTGCAGAATTATCTATCGAAGATATCTGCAGAAACGGTGTTGAAAAGCCGGCTGTTAGAAATAATGGTGGAGGTCACTTCAATCACTCATTGTTTTGGGAAATCTTAACACCTGGTGGGAGCAAAGAGCCTGTAGGAAGCGTAAAAGCTGCTATTGAAAATTATGGAGGGCTTGAGAAATTCAAAGCTGATTTTTCTGAGGCCGCTAAAACAAGATTTGGTTCTGGATGGGCTTGGTTAGTTAAAAATGAGGACGGATCTGTATCTGTAACTTCTACTCCAAATCAGGATAATCCGCTGATGCCGATCGCTGATGCCAAAGGAACGCCGGTTTTAGGATTAGACGTTTGGGAGCATGCTTATTATTTAAACTATCAAAACAGAAGACCAGATTACGTTGCTGCATTTTTTAGTGTAGTCAATTGGGATAAAGTAGAAGAGTTATTTAATAAATAA